The following proteins are co-located in the Pyricularia oryzae 70-15 chromosome 1, whole genome shotgun sequence genome:
- a CDS encoding glyoxylate reductase: MTIRLARDEEPAAAVGQGLKGHKLLMLVPAPYMPPPEHLDYLRRRFPGLEIFAHAREWADRNAPAASADGGWRWEDITILITGSALPSKEEAVKLQYVQLLSAGANHILQHPLFAETDITFCTANGVHGPQISEWVVGTLLSFEHHLPPLWDQQKESRWEKKDAYQQVTDSVGRRLGVLGYGSIGRQTARLCKALGMDVHAYTLHPRHTAESRRDTSYAPPGTGDPEGLFPSKWFSGGSKQDLHRFLSSGLDVLVISTPLTDKTTHLLGPEEFEILSQRGTFVSNIARGPIIDTDALIDALNTGKIRGAALDVTDPEPLPKDHALWKAKNVTITPHLSSASNSYGKRIMGILEGNLEKLSQGKPLMNRVSRKDGY, encoded by the exons ATGACTATCCGCCTAGCTCGCGACGAGGAGCCGGCCGCCGCTGTTGGCCAAGGCCTCAAAGGCCACAAGCTGCTCATGCTAGTGCCTGCGCCCTACATGCCGCCCCCGGAGCATCTGGACTACCTGCGAAGAAGGTTTCCCGGGCTGGAGATCTTTGCCCACGCCCGGGAGTGGGCTGACAGGAACGCTCCGGCTGCATCGGCCGACGGAGGCTGGAGGTGGGAGGACATAACCATTCTCATCACCGGCAGCGCCCTGCCGAGCAAGGAAGAGGCAGTCAAGCTCCAATACGTGCAGCTGCTCAGTGCCGGCGCCAACCACATCCTCCAGCATCCCCTCTTCGCAGAGACTGACATAACATTTTGCACCGCCAACGGGGTTCACGGCCCGCAGATCAGCGAGTGGGTCGTCGGCACGCTGCTGTCCTTTGAGCATCATT TGCCTCCTTTGTGGGATCAGCAAAAGGAGTCCCGCTGGGAGAAAAAAGATGCCTACCAACAGGTTACCGATTCTGTCGGACGCAGATT AGGAGTCCTCGGCTATGGAAGCATTGGAAGGCAGACCGCACGCCTCTGCAAGGCACTGGGAATGGATGTGCACGCGTACACCCTCCATCCGCGACACACTGCCGAGTCGCGTCGCGATACTTCGTACGCGCCTCCAGGAACCGGAGACCCCGAAGGCTTGTTCCCTTCCAAGTGGTTCTCTGGAGGGAGCAAGCAAGACCTGCACCGGTTCCTCTCGTCTGGGCTCGATGTGCTCGTCATCTCGACACCATTGACCGACAAGACGACTCACCTGCTTGGGCCGGAGGAGTTTGAAATCTTGAGCCAGCGTGGAACCTTTGTCTCCAACATTGCTCGCGGTCCGATTATTGACACGGATGCACTCATAGACGCGCTGAACACGGGGAAGATTCGTGGCGCGGCGCTGGACGTGACCGACCCTGAACCACTGCCCAAGGATCACGCTCTGTGGAAGGCCAAGAATGTGACGATAACACCCCACCTGAGCTCGGCCTCCAACTCGTACGGCAAAAGGATCATGGGTATTTTGGAGGGAAATTTGGAAAAATTGAGCCAGGGCAAGCCACTGATGAACCGAGTGAGCCGGAAGGACGGCTATTAG